A stretch of DNA from Besnoitia besnoiti strain Bb-Ger1 chromosome II, whole genome shotgun sequence:
TCCAAGCGAGTGTCTTGCGTGACAGGTTTTTTCCCTTTTCCGTCTGTTTCCGTGGACGcagcgcggcttcctcttctgtctgcctcttctttccccgttttcttcgcctccctgcctcttctgctcAGCCGCGGTCCAGAGCGTCTCAGGCGTGCCCGGGGAGCGGGTCGGGCGCGTcgagtgtatgtacacctcgagtccgccacgccgccgcgccatgCCAGCGTAACTGACGGACTGCGGCGAAGTTTTTGAGCCGCAGCCTGGACCGAGGGCAGGGAAAAGAGTCGTTCGTGTGCTTGGGTCTGCGGAAGTCGCTCCTCGCCATGGttgccgcacgcgccgaagagaggcgggtgtgttctccgccgtcgtcggccgAGTCCTCCTCCAGCCTCTCGGCTTTCTCCGAGGGAcgaggtcgccgccgtccgcgggaaaaagcgccggcgaccgccgcgctggACCGCTTCGGCCTCTTCTCTCAAACACAGTCGCCGTGGACgaccctcgccgcgccggccttctGCACCACCGGCTCCGTCTCCCGGTACGAGCAGCTCGTCGCAGCGATCAAAGAGAAACACAAAGGCAGGAAAACCAAGGAGAAACGCAGAATCTCAGAAGGTCAGTCGGCGCTCAAGAGGGAATTTACGAAACGAGGACGTCggcaatatatatatatgtatatacagaCGTATGTACGGTTTCGTGTCTTCTGAGCGTTCATGTGTATCCTCTCCATGTGCAAGTCTGCAGAGTGTCGTGTGTCTCAACACGTGTCTGCATATCCGCAACcaaatatataaatatacatatgcatgttTTCAGCTTTTTTAGTACTGATGTATGTCTCTTTACGGAGGGGCTGCTGTGTGAGGAGGTCGTTTGATTTTCTTTTCCTGCGTCGATGAGTGTGTCATCTCTCTGTCCCCCCCATCCTTATTTCTCTCTCTGATCTTCTGGCTGCGGTTGTTCCCTACATGCGTGCTCAGGTCTGCTTCTGTTTCTCGCGGCGGTGACGCACGGAGGAACGGCGGCTCTGAGTCGCCTATTGCTGGCGCCCCTCGACCAAGAGAAAATCATCAGGCAGCTTTCGCTAGCGCGTCTTCCTTccctttcgccttcttcctctccctggtctccttctcctcaggGCTCCGCTGTCTGCGCTTCGCCTTTTCTCGTCTCGGAGTCtgcttctccgtcttcttcggccCCTGTGAGGGCCCGTCGCCCGcagtcttcttctgctctttcttctgggcctccttcgtccgcttcgccgccctcttcctccgtttctttttctgccgcaagggcgcgtgcctctgcggcttcgtctGCACCTAACTCCTCCGTAaagcctccctccgcgcccgctggTGCGTCTATTCGTCCGTCTCCATCAGCAAACTCAGCTGCGGCCTTTCCTACCTCTGGGCTTccttcggcgtcctcgcttcCGCCCTCCCGCTGGCTCAccgtctcctccttctgGCTCGGCTGCAGTGCGCCGATATGCGCAGCGATAGGCGGGTCGTGgattcgcctcgcgctttaCCAGAGAACGCGGTACGAGAGCGGCCTCGTGCAAATTCGCAGAAATAcaagcgcctccggcgcgtgTAGGAAAAAAGCTTCTGCGTGGCGCGATACTCCCTGTCACAGTTGCTGAAATGGGCTTTCTACGTTTATATAACTACCGTTTTCTGAGTGGAGTATATGTCGCGACTCCGGTCACCTCACGCGACTCGCAGAGGCGTGGGCGTAACGCGCAGGACGTTTCTGGCGCCAACAAGCCTGTGCAGATTCCGATTGCGGTCTTTGACTGTGTGTCTGCCGATGCCGCCCTTTCTCTGAATGTGTACATGTCTACGCGTACGAGTAAACACACATGTAATTTTTATGTACTTTTATACGTAGATCTttacatgtatatatctagAATTGTGTGTCGCATGGAGGTATCAATTGGCGGAGGCAGTAGAATCAGGCGGGATGCTgatgcggcgctgcggctcaaGGGCTCATGAcgtcttttttcttcgcccCTGAGAGATCAGGGTTTCGTCTCGCAGCGTGTCTTCTGCAGACTCTTCTTcaccgacggcgaggagacctACTCGAACGCTGAGCGGTTTTTTCGAAACGTAAGAGTAGACAGGCAGCTGCTCGTTTTCTCTGTctgctgaaaaaaaaaatgtTGGATGTGACGGACGAGCCTGTTTGCACTTCCTGCGCCGGCTTGGGGTTCCGCGCTGGCTTTCTGTGTCATCTGCAGCCCGAggcctctctttcttccagCTTTTCTGGCTATTGAATCTTCGGCGCGGACCCGCTCTTCTCTCAGTCTCTCGGCatccgccggcctcgctgtGCGGCTGCGTTCACTTTCTGCGCGTCCCTTCTCAGTGCGGGTCTCGGCTAATCCCTCGTGGAAAGGGCAGGCGCCTGTAGTGAGtttgctctcttcttcgctctctgtgTGCTCCAGTTCGATTCAAACGCCCGTCGCTTaccgctcgccttccgctgtAAGGGGCTGCATGCCCATGGgtgcggctgtctctctgcaggcggagcTCTTCGCTGCAGTgtttctcgttttcttctcgccgttttGTGAAGGCAACTTCGCTTTTGGTGTACGTGCATGCAGATGGGATGCATCTGTttcagcgccttcgtcgccctcgctgtcTGCTACCCCCTCGACGTGGCGCACACAGCTATGTGCGTCATCGGTAAGTGAACTCGCGTCCTCTGTGCCCGTGCGTCGTTTGCCTCACCAATGTAATTATATTGATTGTTTTTGGCGCTTCATATGCTACACTAGAACTACCTTGTGGAGACGTAATGAACAAAAAGTCCCCGCGCGGAcagtcttctctctcgttgcTGAGCGGATAACGCACCACACGTCGAaggttttttctttctcggTTGATGACgcatgtctctctctttgttcGTCTCTTTAGGGCTGCCTTAGTTCGCCCATGCCTGTGCTGTTCATTACGCTGCATGCATCGACGCGTCTCGCGGTGTTCCTCCTTCGTGTGAAAGCGTGAGTCCTTCCTGTTCTAGCCGAGGGCTGAGTCCGTTTGATTGCGACAGCCTCTTCTGCGAAGGAAGGGGTCGCGCGTTTCTCTCTGTTTtgaaggacgcgcgagacttTCGTTTCGTCTGCGGTCTTCAgcggcctccgctcgccAGTCGGGTCGCGTCATTTCCTCGCTGGAcgcgttctctgcgttttccgcCACGTCGGCGCCCCAAGGCgcccggcgcgaggcgagcgtttctttcctctcgcgccgcttcgccagcgcgaagaagcgcctcggcgcgcagctgacgGGTACCGTCACGAcaggcagcgcccgcgcggagactgtcgacggagaggcgagacagagacacgcaTCCGCACGCGCCGTGAGTCCTTCTCACATCGTCTGGAGGCTCTAC
This window harbors:
- a CDS encoding carrier superfamily protein (encoded by transcript BESB_039530), which gives rise to MVAARAEERRVCSPPSSAESSSSLSAFSEGRGRRRPREKAPATAALDRFGLFSQTQSPWTTLAAPAFCTTGSVSRYEQLVAAIKEKHKGRKTKEKRRISEGLLLFLAAVTHGGTAALSRLLLAPLDQEKIIRQLSLARLPSLSPSSSPWSPSPQGSAVCASPFLVSESASPSSSAPVRARRPQSSSALSSGPPSSASPPSSSVSFSAARARASAASSAPNSSVKPPSAPAGASIRPSPSANSAAAFPTSGLPSASSLPPSRWLTVSSFWLGCSAPICAAIGGSWIRLALYQRTRLFFTDGEETYSNAERFFRNMGCICFSAFVALAVCYPLDVAHTAMCVIAASARQSGRVISSLDAFSAFSATSAPQGARREASVSFLSRRFASAKKRLGAQLTGTVTTGSARAETVDGEARQRHASARAVSPSHIVWRLYKQGGVRALYCGFGLCALTLVPFTLASAFLQLKFQSLLLSLQQQEGAVAAHWPRLFASRNGDLPLACDAPKGDGRGADEEEEDARGLSREKERSPVADETATAGDQGAAPRRRKTGGKRQAVRGDADETNRAGESASEDGRETTYPRGRGGSAFRQARGEIAHSPQTDSFERKRHEEREETLGSSRWKAAATAAFAAGLVAQLATYPLDSIRRRQQFATISSLLFPHGVAAPSRVQPPASPMSVHPPKPVSGFRRFFVVPSSRAWFSKPHGGLFRGAGVLLVRSVPECAIAVSVYSFLMSKMPSLAYH